Proteins from a single region of Flavobacterium sp. YJ01:
- a CDS encoding efflux RND transporter permease subunit — MTLTELSIKRPLLIITAFTALILFGILGYTSLNYNLLPTFETGNISIRTVLPGASPEEIQNKISKPIEEAVSTVEGIDRVTSSSLQNVSSIQVALKSGVSDVQAQQDIERAINQIKSTLPDNIDDPVVNRLSTDNFAILNISATGNISSKDLYLLIDKDIKPKLSSVKGVGQINIIGGQPREIKILLDNSKLQMYGLSAKQVFQTVAANSISIPGGNISGEKENLSITINGDYKQVSPLSEIVLKDNGSGSRVLLSDVAAVSDAQQKTTTLNRMNNKPGVGIQIFKTNDANAVDVSQQVKDKLNELKKTYKAQGFNYEIASDQSIYTLSSADAVMHDLFMAVIIVGLVMLLFLHSLRSSFFVMVAIPSAMIPTFIVMYAMGFSLNLMTLLALSLVIGILVDDSIVVLENIFRHMEMGKKKEQAALDGRNEIGFTALAITLVDVVVFLPMAFAGGLIGGILREFAVVVVVSTLMSLLVAFTLTPLMASRFARLEHLTKQTLWGRIILGFENLLENFKNTYGELLKWVLQNKRYLFILVILLIAGSVSLVPSGFIGSSFAGDSDRGELAIQLETAADTPIRQTNLLVKQAEQLMLKHPEVKNVYTLVGTQTGAKGDGENLAELSVTLIDKTKRDFTADQFGVTARNEIEKIPGLQVTVIPTSITGGVNAPIQVVVKGTDINSLYSAAAKIKQVVMQTAGTDYVRYSTKGTVKQIKITPQRDRIAKLGLTLPDVAQSIQLAFNGNDDTEFMQGDNIYKINVEISQTDKQDIEAIRNLSLNGSKGQLIKLWQVADVEEVVGQSILQRSDRQNSITITSAAVGRPSGTIVQDIQAAVHKAGYPAGIEVDFQGDSKNQKDAFMSLGIALIIAILLVYMVMVSLYESLVYPFVVIFSVPVALIGALLAIALTMNQLTIFTIIGIIMLLGLVTKNGILIVDFANHLKEKGFSAKEALIEAGKERLRPIIMTTFAMILGMLPLALSQSPGSEFKNGMAWVLIGGLTSSFLLTLFLVPAVYMIVEKLIVRFKSNSKHPDRNF, encoded by the coding sequence ATGACATTAACAGAACTATCCATAAAACGTCCCCTGCTTATAATTACCGCGTTTACAGCGCTTATACTCTTTGGGATTTTAGGTTACACCAGCCTGAATTACAATCTGCTGCCTACCTTTGAAACAGGTAATATCAGTATTAGAACTGTGCTTCCCGGGGCATCCCCTGAGGAAATCCAAAATAAAATTTCCAAACCAATTGAAGAAGCAGTAAGTACTGTAGAAGGAATTGACAGGGTAACCTCAAGCTCACTTCAAAATGTATCTTCGATTCAGGTTGCCCTGAAATCTGGGGTTTCAGATGTCCAGGCGCAGCAGGACATTGAAAGAGCTATCAATCAAATAAAATCTACACTGCCCGATAACATTGATGACCCTGTGGTCAACCGTCTGAGCACCGATAATTTTGCCATATTGAATATTTCTGCAACAGGGAACATCTCTTCAAAGGACCTCTATCTTTTAATTGACAAGGACATAAAGCCAAAGCTGAGCAGTGTAAAGGGTGTAGGTCAGATCAATATCATAGGTGGACAGCCAAGAGAAATAAAAATTCTGCTGGATAACAGTAAACTCCAAATGTATGGCCTATCTGCAAAACAAGTTTTTCAGACTGTTGCTGCCAACAGTATTTCCATACCCGGAGGAAACATATCGGGTGAAAAAGAGAATTTATCCATTACCATCAACGGCGACTATAAGCAGGTAAGTCCATTATCGGAGATTGTACTCAAGGACAATGGTTCGGGAAGCCGTGTATTACTATCTGATGTAGCGGCAGTTAGCGATGCGCAGCAGAAAACAACTACGCTGAACCGTATGAATAATAAACCGGGAGTCGGCATACAGATATTCAAAACCAATGATGCGAATGCCGTAGATGTAAGCCAGCAGGTAAAAGACAAGCTCAATGAGCTAAAAAAAACTTATAAAGCACAAGGATTTAATTATGAGATTGCTTCAGATCAGTCCATATATACGCTCAGTTCGGCAGATGCAGTGATGCATGACCTGTTTATGGCCGTGATCATTGTTGGTCTGGTCATGCTGCTGTTTCTGCACAGTCTGCGAAGTTCCTTCTTTGTAATGGTCGCTATACCCTCAGCGATGATCCCTACATTCATTGTCATGTACGCTATGGGATTTTCATTAAATCTTATGACCCTCTTAGCACTTTCATTAGTGATTGGAATCCTGGTGGATGACAGTATAGTGGTTTTGGAAAATATCTTCCGACATATGGAAATGGGCAAGAAAAAAGAACAAGCAGCACTTGACGGCCGTAATGAAATTGGATTTACAGCTCTGGCCATTACACTTGTAGACGTAGTGGTGTTCCTGCCAATGGCTTTTGCAGGAGGTCTTATCGGAGGAATACTACGAGAATTTGCTGTTGTGGTGGTGGTTTCCACACTAATGAGTTTATTGGTAGCCTTCACTTTAACACCGCTGATGGCTTCACGCTTTGCCCGACTCGAACATCTGACAAAGCAGACATTATGGGGACGCATAATCCTTGGTTTTGAGAATCTGCTTGAAAATTTTAAAAACACCTATGGTGAGCTTCTGAAATGGGTGCTGCAAAACAAACGTTATCTATTTATACTGGTTATATTATTAATTGCCGGTTCCGTTTCTCTTGTTCCTTCAGGATTTATAGGATCATCTTTTGCGGGGGACAGCGACCGTGGCGAACTGGCCATACAATTGGAAACAGCTGCAGATACCCCGATTCGCCAGACTAACCTCCTTGTAAAGCAGGCCGAGCAGCTGATGCTGAAACACCCAGAGGTCAAAAATGTTTATACGCTGGTCGGAACCCAGACAGGAGCAAAAGGGGACGGCGAAAACCTTGCGGAACTTTCAGTAACGCTCATTGATAAAACTAAACGTGATTTTACAGCGGATCAATTTGGAGTCACGGCCAGAAATGAAATTGAGAAGATACCAGGACTTCAGGTAACTGTAATTCCAACAAGCATCACAGGAGGTGTAAATGCACCGATCCAGGTTGTTGTAAAAGGAACCGATATTAACAGTCTTTACAGCGCAGCCGCAAAAATTAAACAAGTTGTAATGCAGACAGCTGGGACTGATTACGTGCGTTACAGCACCAAAGGAACTGTAAAACAGATTAAAATAACTCCGCAGAGAGATCGCATAGCAAAACTGGGACTTACTCTTCCTGACGTTGCCCAGAGCATCCAGCTGGCCTTTAACGGAAATGACGATACAGAATTCATGCAGGGAGATAATATCTATAAAATAAATGTAGAAATCAGCCAGACCGACAAGCAGGATATTGAAGCGATCAGAAATCTTTCTCTAAACGGCAGTAAGGGGCAGTTAATAAAACTCTGGCAGGTTGCTGATGTAGAAGAAGTAGTGGGACAGTCGATCCTGCAGAGAAGTGACAGACAAAATTCTATAACAATAACTTCCGCAGCCGTTGGACGTCCTTCGGGAACCATTGTACAGGATATTCAGGCAGCTGTGCATAAGGCTGGCTATCCTGCCGGTATCGAAGTGGATTTTCAAGGGGACTCCAAAAATCAAAAAGATGCCTTTATGAGTTTAGGTATTGCATTGATCATAGCCATACTTCTTGTATATATGGTAATGGTAAGTCTTTATGAAAGTCTGGTCTACCCTTTTGTGGTTATTTTTTCGGTGCCTGTAGCCCTGATTGGAGCGCTGCTTGCCATAGCCCTGACAATGAACCAGCTGACCATTTTTACTATTATAGGAATAATTATGCTGTTGGGACTTGTAACTAAAAATGGCATTCTTATCGTGGACTTTGCCAATCATCTTAAAGAGAAAGGCTTCAGCGCCAAAGAGGCCTTAATAGAGGCAGGGAAAGAAAGGCTTCGTCCAATTATTATGACAACTTTCGCAATGATATTAGGAATGCTTCCCCTGGCACTTTCTCAAAGTCCAGGTTCTGAATTCAAAAACGGGATGGCATGGGTTCTGATCGGGGGACTTACAAGTTCTTTTTTACTCACGCTGTTTCTTGTTCCTGCTGTATATATGATTGTAGAAAAATTGATAGTGCGGTTCAAATCAAATTCAAAACATCCCGATAGGAATTTCTAA
- a CDS encoding DUF6268 family outer membrane beta-barrel protein — protein MTKSIKQIVSISLLLLCFQSRAQDLKLAGLEFLSYPKVKFKDDAGGNKAAFSEAGAFVSFPKMLQDKKTILVNGLQYGIVETAIYNDALSSKNEMTFHKISYSFTYIYRFNEKWTFIGRLSPTLASDFKDKLSWHDFIVQGNAMVTKKFNDNVIGGAGLIYTMRFGKPLLFPSIQYQYKKDRHALNIYLPIFANYVYQTGPENKIGLGFRAAVNGANFNASSKSFSSDTEMDRFNYARANIGPFVNYQLTKTLLIEASGGISTMRMYQFEDLAGSKHKFDSESGGFFNIGIILLPPSPKKQLTPEAQE, from the coding sequence ATGACAAAGTCAATAAAACAAATAGTATCGATAAGTCTGTTACTGCTCTGTTTTCAGAGCAGGGCACAAGACCTAAAACTTGCAGGATTAGAATTCTTAAGTTATCCCAAAGTGAAATTCAAAGATGATGCCGGCGGAAATAAAGCCGCTTTCAGCGAAGCAGGTGCCTTTGTAAGTTTTCCTAAAATGCTCCAGGACAAGAAAACTATTTTAGTTAACGGGCTTCAGTACGGAATTGTAGAAACTGCCATTTACAATGATGCCCTATCTTCAAAAAACGAGATGACATTTCATAAAATAAGTTATTCCTTTACCTACATTTACCGGTTTAATGAAAAATGGACATTCATAGGCCGCCTCTCTCCAACACTGGCCAGTGATTTTAAAGATAAACTTTCCTGGCATGATTTTATTGTTCAGGGAAATGCCATGGTTACCAAGAAATTTAACGATAATGTAATTGGAGGGGCAGGATTAATATATACCATGCGGTTTGGAAAACCGCTGCTGTTTCCAAGTATTCAGTACCAATACAAAAAAGACAGGCATGCATTGAATATCTATCTGCCGATATTTGCCAATTACGTTTACCAGACCGGCCCGGAGAACAAAATCGGGCTTGGTTTCAGGGCAGCAGTAAACGGGGCGAACTTTAATGCAAGCTCAAAAAGTTTTTCAAGTGATACTGAAATGGACCGGTTCAATTATGCACGAGCCAACATAGGCCCGTTTGTTAATTACCAGCTTACAAAAACTTTATTGATTGAAGCTTCGGGAGGAATCAGCACCATGCGTATGTATCAGTTTGAAGATCTGGCCGGCAGCAAACACAAATTCGATTCTGAATCAGGAGGCTTTTTTAATATAGGAATTATACTGCTGCCTCCGAGTCCGAAAAAACAGCTCACTCCCGAAGCTCAGGAGTAA
- a CDS encoding DUF4397 domain-containing protein has protein sequence MISYSCSNNSQYHSYAYNSALYYGQDCTEMPHVNFTNLIQKSSNLSFLFNSEELKKSASKYSCPTGYFSLFIGANRITAINDNGSVLAVNSLSLNTNENMSLFALEDSSKKIFFLGFKDTWAAPPIGKSLIRFINLSRDSQIITLQGNGLKVNKELAYKQATAFIEVENGYYWIKYRQSRLSKNAHYKTQMKLESGGIYTICSTGLTRAAQKENTFCASIIQNY, from the coding sequence ATGATATCGTACTCTTGTTCAAATAACTCACAATATCATTCCTATGCTTATAATAGTGCTTTATATTACGGTCAAGATTGTACTGAAATGCCGCACGTAAACTTTACCAATTTAATACAAAAATCCAGCAATCTGTCTTTTTTATTCAACTCGGAAGAACTCAAAAAATCAGCTTCGAAATATTCATGCCCCACAGGTTATTTTAGTTTATTTATTGGAGCCAACAGGATCACTGCCATTAACGATAATGGATCTGTATTAGCTGTAAACAGTCTTTCTCTCAATACAAATGAAAATATGAGCCTTTTTGCTTTGGAAGATTCATCCAAAAAAATATTTTTCTTAGGATTCAAGGACACCTGGGCCGCACCTCCCATAGGAAAATCTCTGATCCGATTTATAAATCTTTCAAGAGACAGCCAGATAATAACTCTTCAAGGAAATGGACTAAAAGTAAACAAAGAGTTAGCGTATAAACAGGCAACCGCTTTTATCGAGGTTGAAAATGGATACTACTGGATAAAATATCGTCAGAGCAGATTATCCAAAAATGCGCATTATAAAACTCAGATGAAGCTGGAATCCGGCGGTATATATACCATATGTTCTACTGGCTTAACACGGGCGGCCCAAAAAGAAAACACTTTTTGCGCCTCCATTATTCAAAACTATTGA
- a CDS encoding phospholipase A: protein MDYKNHLSKSVLDFQKNIFSLANCTWHCNTGGVLRLLSLFFFFLYCNGVNAQNDSVEKKKATAIFLSQPNFSMHKDNYFITGTSFRDGPSINNSDVKFQISFKYRINQKPLFDNVYSYLTYTQKSFWDVYQKSSPFGDINFNPGLGLIRPYMNKKGRLGYYSLMLEHESNGKDSISSRSWNFISFNWGAEVSPKLIIDAKLTIPYGSLSDNPKLSKYIGYGDLAFTYIFIPQKLYAKVIVKKGADWDWRGSIETQLFYKAIPTSNLYMMVQAFHGYGENLLQYNQQASMIRFGFVLKPNFMNFF from the coding sequence ATGGATTATAAAAATCATTTATCAAAATCAGTGCTGGATTTTCAAAAAAACATTTTCTCGCTGGCTAATTGTACTTGGCATTGTAATACAGGGGGAGTTTTAAGATTATTATCTCTATTTTTCTTTTTTCTATACTGTAATGGGGTAAATGCACAAAACGATTCAGTCGAAAAAAAAAAGGCAACTGCTATTTTTTTAAGCCAGCCGAATTTCAGTATGCACAAGGATAATTATTTTATTACAGGTACTTCTTTCAGAGATGGTCCATCAATTAACAATTCAGATGTTAAATTCCAGATAAGTTTTAAATATCGAATAAATCAGAAACCATTATTTGATAACGTATACTCCTATCTCACCTACACCCAGAAATCTTTTTGGGATGTCTATCAGAAATCAAGTCCATTCGGCGATATAAACTTTAATCCCGGCCTTGGCCTTATAAGACCCTACATGAATAAAAAAGGACGATTAGGATATTATTCCTTAATGCTTGAGCATGAGTCAAATGGCAAAGACAGCATCTCTTCAAGAAGCTGGAATTTTATTTCGTTTAACTGGGGTGCAGAAGTAAGTCCAAAATTAATTATTGATGCAAAACTAACCATTCCATACGGCTCGTTATCAGATAATCCCAAACTGTCTAAATACATTGGATACGGAGATCTTGCTTTCACTTATATTTTCATTCCTCAAAAACTTTACGCAAAGGTAATAGTAAAAAAAGGAGCTGACTGGGACTGGAGAGGATCAATTGAAACACAGCTGTTTTACAAAGCAATTCCGACTTCAAATCTGTATATGATGGTTCAGGCTTTTCATGGGTATGGTGAAAACTTACTGCAGTATAATCAACAGGCCAGTATGATTAGATTTGGATTTGTGCTCAAACCAAATTTCATGAATTTCTTTTGA
- a CDS encoding DUF6515 family protein, which translates to MKIKNSLIALLLNLSAVLTVHAQHRATAKITVTKTIPHSRVSVYNGVNYHYADGIYYRPYQGGYTIVRPPVGIHVNVLPPGFATLILAGTSYYYLNDVYYIQIQPNIYKVVEKPDEKIICLEHSEFISQLPQGAESISINGKNYYRVNDIYYEKITSENGEISYKTAGKKTK; encoded by the coding sequence ATGAAAATTAAAAATTCACTAATCGCTCTATTACTAAATTTATCAGCAGTCCTGACAGTTCATGCTCAGCACCGGGCAACAGCAAAAATTACAGTTACTAAAACAATTCCTCACAGCAGAGTAAGTGTTTATAATGGAGTAAATTACCATTATGCTGATGGAATTTATTACCGTCCTTACCAAGGAGGCTATACAATTGTTAGACCGCCTGTAGGGATTCATGTAAATGTTTTACCACCTGGTTTTGCAACTCTTATTCTCGCAGGGACATCCTACTATTATTTGAATGACGTATACTACATCCAGATTCAGCCAAATATTTATAAGGTAGTTGAAAAACCTGATGAGAAGATAATATGCCTTGAACATTCCGAATTTATTTCACAACTCCCGCAAGGCGCCGAATCAATTTCAATAAACGGTAAAAATTATTACCGCGTTAACGACATCTATTACGAAAAGATTACTTCTGAGAATGGAGAAATCAGCTATAAAACAGCAGGTAAAAAGACAAAATAA
- a CDS encoding aldo/keto reductase, translating into MKLVNNIEIPAIGYGTWQTPNDQTTVLGVTKAIEAGYRHIDTAAVYGNETAIGRALKQSSVDRESLFVASKVWNTERGYEKTKKAFRKTLQDLQLDYLDLYLIHWPAAGHQFRNWQELNLYTWRALEELCSEGLVKSIGVSNFLPHHLQPLIDAAEIKPMVNQIEYHPGFRQQQTVDFCRINDIIVEGWSPLGTGRLLENQSLQDIATKYNKTVAQLCIRWALQNEVIPLPKSITPNRIIENFEVWGFEIDKADMQTIDKMKDIGSSGLDPDKVNF; encoded by the coding sequence ATGAAACTTGTTAATAATATTGAAATTCCTGCTATAGGATACGGTACATGGCAGACCCCCAACGACCAGACTACTGTTCTAGGGGTCACCAAAGCGATCGAAGCGGGCTATCGTCATATTGATACCGCGGCTGTATATGGTAATGAAACAGCTATTGGCAGAGCGCTAAAGCAAAGCAGTGTGGATAGGGAAAGTCTTTTTGTCGCCAGTAAGGTTTGGAATACTGAGCGTGGCTATGAAAAAACAAAGAAGGCATTTCGTAAAACACTTCAGGATCTTCAGCTAGATTATCTGGATCTGTACTTAATCCATTGGCCTGCAGCAGGTCATCAGTTTAGGAACTGGCAGGAGCTAAATCTGTATACCTGGCGTGCCCTTGAAGAATTATGCTCTGAGGGTCTGGTAAAATCAATAGGAGTAAGTAATTTTCTGCCTCACCATCTCCAGCCTTTGATTGATGCGGCAGAAATAAAACCAATGGTTAATCAAATTGAGTATCATCCAGGTTTCAGACAGCAGCAAACAGTGGATTTCTGCAGAATAAATGATATAATTGTCGAGGGATGGAGTCCTCTTGGTACGGGCAGGCTTCTTGAAAACCAAAGTCTGCAGGATATTGCCACCAAATACAACAAGACTGTAGCCCAGCTCTGCATTCGATGGGCATTGCAGAATGAGGTAATTCCGCTTCCAAAATCAATCACACCTAATCGTATAATTGAAAACTTTGAGGTATGGGGATTTGAAATTGATAAAGCAGATATGCAGACAATCGATAAAATGAAGGACATCGGAAGTTCAGGACTCGATCCCGATAAGGTTAACTTTTAA
- a CDS encoding SDR family oxidoreductase: MNNIKDTVTVITGASSGIGAESARYIASQGGIVVLIARNEQKLIKLADEITAQGGRAVYMTADVSSADEMQHVQTFCREKYGKVDNLVNNAGLMLFSYWKDAVLADWNKMVDVNIKGYLNGIAAFLPGMVENNSGTIVNMSSVVGMRTGEGAGVYSATKFFIAGMTESLRKEVGTKHNIQVAMVSPGTIDTGWADKVTDENGSILAKEVNSQASIKSSAIASAVVFILNQEKGTSVNDITVAPTSQNW, from the coding sequence ATGAATAATATAAAAGATACAGTAACTGTAATCACTGGAGCCTCATCAGGTATTGGGGCTGAAAGTGCTAGATATATAGCCTCACAGGGAGGGATTGTTGTGCTTATAGCACGAAATGAACAAAAGCTGATAAAACTTGCTGATGAAATTACAGCTCAGGGCGGCAGAGCAGTTTACATGACTGCAGATGTAAGCAGTGCAGATGAAATGCAGCATGTGCAAACTTTCTGCAGAGAAAAATATGGAAAAGTAGATAATCTGGTGAACAATGCTGGTTTAATGCTTTTTTCCTACTGGAAAGATGCTGTGCTTGCTGATTGGAATAAAATGGTGGATGTTAATATTAAAGGATATTTAAATGGGATTGCCGCGTTTCTTCCTGGTATGGTTGAGAATAATTCAGGGACAATTGTAAACATGTCTTCGGTTGTCGGCATGCGTACCGGTGAAGGTGCCGGTGTTTACAGTGCTACTAAATTCTTTATTGCCGGGATGACTGAAAGCCTGCGTAAAGAAGTAGGGACAAAACATAATATACAGGTAGCAATGGTAAGTCCAGGTACTATAGATACAGGATGGGCAGACAAAGTTACTGACGAGAACGGAAGCATATTAGCCAAAGAGGTTAATAGCCAGGCTTCTATAAAGTCCTCGGCAATAGCCAGCGCCGTTGTTTTTATTCTTAATCAAGAAAAAGGAACATCTGTTAATGATATTACTGTGGCTCCTACTTCTCAAAATTGGTAG
- a CDS encoding SDR family NAD(P)-dependent oxidoreductase translates to MKNEKLALITGASNGIGYELAKIFAQNNFDLILVARGQKKLDETKKELEKFKVKVHTYAADLSSFDDIVSLKSWSTDAGHQIDVLVLNAGQGYGGDFIHSTLLERELELIRLNVDSVVHMSKLFIKDMVQKNKGKVLITSSVSGTAPIPFEAVYGASKAFINSFFYALRNEIRTSNVSMTLLMPGATETNFFKNAGQADTTVGSMKKDDPAEVAQRAYYALMSHHEYVYGSDDTEYMGDVLNRLQSESQKAQRHRIISEPESAKK, encoded by the coding sequence ATGAAAAATGAAAAATTAGCCTTGATTACCGGGGCGTCTAATGGTATTGGATACGAACTGGCCAAAATATTTGCTCAGAATAATTTTGATTTAATTCTAGTTGCACGAGGCCAGAAAAAGCTAGATGAAACCAAGAAAGAACTTGAAAAATTTAAGGTAAAGGTGCATACATATGCAGCTGACTTAAGCAGTTTCGATGATATTGTTTCATTAAAAAGTTGGAGTACAGATGCGGGCCATCAGATTGATGTATTAGTTTTAAACGCAGGACAGGGTTACGGAGGAGATTTTATACATTCAACACTGCTTGAAAGAGAGCTGGAACTGATCCGTTTAAATGTTGACTCAGTTGTGCATATGTCAAAACTTTTTATCAAAGACATGGTGCAGAAAAACAAGGGTAAGGTTCTTATTACTTCCTCGGTCTCAGGTACGGCTCCTATCCCTTTTGAAGCTGTTTATGGTGCAAGTAAAGCATTTATTAATTCTTTTTTTTATGCACTGCGTAATGAAATCAGAACCAGCAATGTGTCAATGACCCTGCTGATGCCCGGAGCCACTGAGACGAACTTTTTTAAAAATGCAGGACAGGCAGATACAACTGTCGGTTCAATGAAAAAAGACGATCCTGCAGAGGTGGCGCAGAGGGCTTACTACGCATTGATGTCGCATCACGAATATGTCTATGGCAGCGACGATACCGAATACATGGGAGATGTGCTTAACAGGCTGCAGAGTGAGTCGCAGAAGGCACAGAGGCACAGGATTATCTCAGAACCTGAATCCGCAAAAAAATAA
- a CDS encoding NAD(P)-dependent alcohol dehydrogenase codes for MKKNNSRREFIQKAALAGTGLFVANNVAFAETINETPIAEKKNLKSKGFAARDSSGKLSAWEFERRQVGDDEIVIDIKFSGVCHSDIHTVRGEWGSQQYPLVPGHEIAGIVSAVGINVRGFKVGDKAGVGCMVDSCGTCDSCIEGQEQHCDKGATVMTYGTASKQSPTGITQGGYSNNIVVKESFAIKIPENLPLKEAAPLLCAGVTTYSPLMKVEVNSGMKIGVAGIGGLGHMAVKIAVSKGAEVLAFTTSSEKVDDIKAFGAKEVVVVDSIDKLAAYKGTLDFMISSIPASYDLGAYVSLVKPGGTYTQVGLPAKDLSFNNFSFVANGVNFNGSLIGGIPETQEVINYCAIKKIYPTVETIDPAEINEVYEKIIAKQARYRYVIDAEKF; via the coding sequence ATGAAAAAAAATAATTCAAGAAGAGAGTTTATTCAGAAGGCTGCACTTGCCGGTACTGGACTTTTTGTTGCTAATAATGTCGCATTTGCAGAAACTATCAATGAGACGCCAATAGCTGAAAAGAAAAATTTGAAATCAAAGGGTTTTGCCGCGAGAGACAGTAGTGGTAAACTTTCCGCATGGGAATTTGAACGCCGTCAGGTAGGTGATGATGAAATTGTAATTGATATTAAATTTTCCGGAGTCTGCCACAGCGATATCCATACGGTGCGTGGAGAGTGGGGCAGTCAGCAGTATCCTCTTGTACCTGGGCACGAAATTGCAGGTATTGTCTCTGCGGTAGGAATTAATGTTCGAGGTTTCAAAGTTGGAGATAAAGCAGGAGTTGGATGTATGGTAGACAGTTGCGGGACCTGCGACAGCTGTATTGAAGGACAAGAGCAGCACTGCGACAAAGGAGCTACCGTGATGACCTACGGAACTGCTAGCAAGCAGTCTCCGACTGGAATAACGCAGGGTGGTTATTCAAATAATATTGTGGTAAAAGAAAGTTTTGCTATAAAAATCCCTGAAAATCTTCCTTTAAAAGAAGCTGCGCCATTGTTGTGTGCTGGCGTTACTACGTATTCTCCATTAATGAAAGTAGAAGTTAACAGTGGTATGAAAATTGGTGTTGCCGGAATAGGCGGCCTTGGACATATGGCAGTTAAAATTGCAGTTTCGAAAGGTGCTGAAGTATTAGCTTTTACTACTTCTTCTGAGAAAGTTGATGATATAAAAGCTTTTGGAGCTAAAGAAGTTGTGGTTGTCGATTCTATCGATAAACTGGCTGCTTACAAAGGGACCTTGGATTTTATGATCAGCAGCATACCCGCGAGCTATGATCTGGGAGCCTATGTTTCTCTAGTAAAACCTGGCGGCACCTACACACAGGTTGGACTGCCTGCCAAAGATCTGTCCTTCAACAATTTTTCCTTTGTAGCTAATGGTGTCAATTTTAATGGTTCACTTATCGGCGGGATTCCAGAAACTCAGGAAGTAATCAATTACTGTGCAATAAAGAAAATATATCCTACTGTTGAGACAATTGATCCTGCTGAAATAAATGAAGTTTATGAAAAGATTATTGCAAAACAGGCTAGATACCGCTACGTAATTGATGCTGAAAAATTCTAA
- a CDS encoding AraC family transcriptional regulator: protein MKATKVPGQLIDAPYYNNFVKLDSVNIIESCTHIRDKKGAMFLQDHMLLFVLEGTKHITYGNKTYTIEKNQMVLLKKNISFDYHKTGNFENKDCYDCLMFFLKDEFILDFIKMTEIKEVPTEEMARVTVRTVQEPLRSFVLSIKPYFNDPDKIDSGLVRLKMLELLYDLASTDRALLLQLLQLKQQAISDITQILEENLTSPLTLEDFAYLSGRSLSSFKRDFSAIYKTAPAKWIREKRLNHAQNLLTVTELPITDVCYESGFESPAHFSRLYKKYFGVSPSSARITSK from the coding sequence ATGAAAGCAACCAAGGTTCCCGGGCAGCTTATTGATGCACCTTACTATAATAATTTTGTAAAACTTGATTCTGTCAATATTATAGAATCTTGTACGCATATCCGTGACAAGAAAGGTGCCATGTTTTTACAAGATCATATGCTCCTATTTGTACTCGAAGGCACAAAGCATATTACTTATGGAAATAAGACTTACACTATTGAAAAAAACCAAATGGTTCTTTTAAAGAAAAATATAAGTTTTGATTATCATAAGACCGGTAATTTCGAGAACAAGGATTGTTATGATTGTCTGATGTTTTTTTTAAAGGACGAATTTATTTTAGATTTTATAAAAATGACCGAAATAAAAGAGGTGCCTACTGAAGAAATGGCCAGAGTAACAGTCCGAACGGTGCAGGAGCCACTTCGCTCCTTTGTTTTGTCGATCAAGCCTTATTTTAATGATCCAGATAAAATAGATTCTGGTCTGGTTAGATTAAAGATGCTGGAGCTGCTTTATGATCTTGCAAGTACGGACCGAGCATTATTGCTTCAGTTACTGCAGTTAAAGCAGCAGGCTATAAGCGATATTACACAAATCCTTGAAGAGAATTTAACAAGTCCTTTGACTCTTGAAGATTTCGCTTACTTATCTGGCAGAAGTTTATCGAGTTTTAAAAGAGATTTTAGTGCAATATATAAAACAGCCCCAGCAAAATGGATCAGGGAAAAGAGGCTTAACCATGCGCAAAATTTACTAACTGTAACAGAACTGCCCATTACTGATGTTTGTTACGAATCTGGATTTGAGAGTCCTGCGCATTTTTCAAGACTTTATAAAAAGTATTTTGGAGTATCTCCTTCGAGTGCTAGAATTACATCAAAATAA